A section of the bacterium genome encodes:
- a CDS encoding MFS transporter, translating into MRRTIKRHPQAMLAALAFTAFIALGMPDGLTGVAWPSIRASFAIPLDALGMFLMAGMTGYLLSSTLSGPIVGRWGVGRVLAASCAMTGASLIGYTLVPVWGMVVLLGLVSGLGAGAIDSGLNAYVADHFGERMMQWLHASYGVGITSGPVIMTFALTNFYSWRLGYSMVGLFQLTLALCFALTLTSWEHKKADIKNKETRRLTEYQASLGETLRRPAAWMSAGLFFLYTGAEVSLGTWAYTLLVESRGIDAGSAGLWVGSYWAFFTAGRLAAGLYAERIGIHFMVNSSLMLALLSAAWLCWNNPGNRANLWAVALIGLAIAPVFAALMSGTSGRVGVRFAANTIGMQLAAGGLGAAIIPSLAGVLARRTSLEVIPLCLMALFAAELGLYALAVKSASSSGRRLADERS; encoded by the coding sequence ATGCGACGAACGATCAAACGTCATCCTCAAGCTATGCTGGCCGCTTTGGCCTTTACTGCTTTTATCGCTCTCGGCATGCCGGACGGTTTGACCGGTGTGGCCTGGCCGTCCATCCGTGCGAGTTTTGCCATTCCATTGGATGCTCTCGGCATGTTTTTAATGGCCGGCATGACCGGCTATCTGCTCTCCAGCACGCTGAGCGGTCCTATAGTCGGCCGCTGGGGCGTCGGCCGTGTGTTGGCAGCCAGCTGCGCCATGACCGGCGCCAGTTTGATCGGTTATACGCTGGTCCCGGTCTGGGGCATGGTGGTTCTTCTTGGATTGGTATCCGGCTTGGGCGCCGGCGCCATCGATTCAGGACTCAACGCCTATGTGGCCGACCATTTCGGCGAACGGATGATGCAATGGCTGCATGCAAGCTATGGCGTCGGCATCACCAGTGGTCCGGTCATCATGACCTTTGCGCTGACCAACTTTTACTCGTGGCGGTTGGGATACAGCATGGTCGGGCTTTTTCAGCTCACGTTGGCTTTATGCTTTGCTTTGACTCTGACCTCCTGGGAGCATAAAAAGGCGGATATCAAAAACAAAGAGACACGGCGGTTGACCGAATATCAAGCATCGCTGGGCGAAACGCTGCGCCGGCCCGCTGCCTGGATGAGCGCCGGACTGTTTTTTCTCTACACCGGCGCAGAGGTGTCGCTCGGGACCTGGGCCTATACGTTGTTGGTGGAATCCCGCGGCATCGATGCAGGATCGGCCGGACTCTGGGTGGGCAGCTACTGGGCGTTCTTTACCGCCGGCAGACTGGCCGCTGGATTGTATGCGGAACGAATAGGGATTCATTTCATGGTGAACTCCAGTCTGATGCTGGCGCTGCTCAGTGCGGCCTGGTTGTGCTGGAACAACCCAGGGAACCGAGCGAACCTGTGGGCGGTGGCCTTGATCGGTTTGGCCATCGCTCCAGTGTTCGCCGCCTTGATGTCTGGAACCAGCGGACGCGTGGGAGTGCGCTTTGCCGCCAACACCATCGGCATGCAGTTGGCGGCCGGCGGATTGGGTGCAGCGATTATCCCCAGCCTGGCGGGCGTTCTGGCGCGACGCACATCCCTGGAGGTCATCCCCCTTTGCTTGATGGCGTTATTCGCTGCTGAATTGGGGTTGTATGCACTGGCAGTCAAATCAGCTTCCAGCTCCGGGCGCCGTCTTGCCGACGAGAGGTCGTAA
- a CDS encoding (4Fe-4S)-binding protein encodes MVLNFWSGTGNSYQVACWLAEQAEKKGVNAHVLPLEQAAPAQKTADNADRLMGLVFPTHGFTAPWQVLKSAWRLPRGRAVPAFCVTTRAGLKFGPLFIPGISGSAPFIVSLLLFLKGYRVRGAMSVDMPSNWFSLHPIQSRKKQEAIILRARPRVLGLMERLLCGNSVWCTRNNFFEIIWGILLSWISVAYLLIGRFFLAKLFFANGKCDGCGVCAAHCPVCAIRMRGSRSSRPFWTYRCESCMRCAVLCPRNAVEAGHSWGVVLYYLTSVPVAALLFSWLGGRLTAEQSGLSLALQLLLYYPAIFFSYFLFHALLRLRIVNWLFTHTTMTHLPFWGRYHAPDVHLKNIAPRRRDAGC; translated from the coding sequence ATGGTTCTTAACTTTTGGAGCGGCACAGGCAACTCTTACCAGGTGGCCTGCTGGCTGGCGGAACAGGCTGAAAAAAAGGGCGTGAACGCTCATGTCCTGCCTCTGGAGCAGGCCGCTCCGGCGCAGAAAACTGCGGACAACGCCGACCGGCTGATGGGGCTGGTTTTTCCCACGCATGGTTTCACAGCGCCCTGGCAGGTACTGAAATCAGCCTGGCGGCTGCCGCGTGGCCGGGCCGTCCCCGCGTTTTGTGTTACCACCCGAGCTGGGCTCAAGTTCGGCCCGCTTTTTATCCCCGGAATCAGCGGCAGCGCTCCGTTCATCGTCAGCCTGCTGTTGTTTCTCAAGGGCTACCGGGTGCGCGGCGCCATGAGTGTGGACATGCCTTCGAACTGGTTCTCCCTGCATCCCATCCAGAGCCGCAAAAAGCAGGAGGCGATCATCCTTCGCGCCCGGCCGCGCGTATTGGGATTGATGGAGCGGTTGCTCTGCGGCAACTCGGTATGGTGCACGCGAAATAATTTTTTCGAGATCATCTGGGGCATTTTGCTGTCATGGATCTCTGTCGCTTATTTGCTGATCGGCCGTTTTTTTCTCGCCAAGTTGTTCTTTGCCAATGGAAAGTGCGATGGCTGCGGCGTCTGTGCGGCCCATTGCCCTGTCTGCGCTATCCGCATGCGGGGATCCAGGTCGTCGCGTCCGTTTTGGACCTACCGTTGTGAGAGCTGCATGCGCTGTGCTGTACTCTGTCCGCGCAACGCCGTTGAAGCGGGCCATTCCTGGGGCGTTGTGCTCTATTATTTGACCTCTGTGCCTGTTGCCGCCCTGCTGTTCTCCTGGCTGGGCGGGCGCCTGACAGCGGAGCAAAGTGGGCTCAGCCTGGCGCTGCAGCTGCTGCTGTACTATCCGGCCATTTTTTTTTCCTATTTTCTGTTTCATGCGCTGTTGCGCCTCCGGATTGTCAACTGGCTGTTCACCCATACGACCATGACGCATCTGCCGTTCTGGGGGCGTTATCACGCGCCGGATGTCCATTTAAAGAATATTGCCCCACGCCGCAGGGATGCCGGCTGTTAA